One genomic segment of Tumebacillus amylolyticus includes these proteins:
- a CDS encoding VanW family protein codes for MKKTQKIWWSVLLSTAVMTGAVWVALTQWQDRHQTVEAAITKPATPEKSKLGPAGTLPTYMIGLGEDTLTTQKNAELRAAKARHEAYLNSLATAPGKPIGSFTTSLAGHNASGRVQNIELASQKFNGKILMPGEELSFNNTTGDSNDPASGWKLATVIVGKKFEEGYGGGICQVSTTLYNAVLRGGLKITERYTHSLPVGYVEPGQDATVSYPELDFKFVNSTPTPVRLQTTVQGDNVTAVLYALPAESVE; via the coding sequence CGCGGTGATGACCGGCGCGGTGTGGGTCGCACTCACCCAATGGCAAGACAGACACCAAACGGTGGAGGCCGCTATAACCAAACCGGCCACGCCGGAAAAAAGCAAGCTGGGCCCTGCGGGCACCTTGCCCACCTACATGATAGGGCTGGGAGAAGACACGCTGACCACGCAAAAAAACGCAGAACTCCGCGCCGCCAAAGCCCGACACGAAGCCTACCTGAACAGCCTCGCCACAGCGCCGGGCAAACCAATCGGCAGTTTCACCACTTCACTGGCGGGACACAACGCATCGGGTCGGGTGCAGAACATCGAGCTCGCCAGCCAAAAATTCAACGGAAAAATTCTCATGCCGGGCGAGGAACTGTCCTTCAACAACACAACGGGCGATTCCAACGACCCTGCGAGCGGCTGGAAGCTCGCCACCGTCATCGTCGGCAAAAAATTCGAGGAAGGCTACGGCGGAGGCATCTGCCAAGTCTCCACCACGCTCTACAACGCCGTCCTGCGCGGCGGACTCAAAATTACAGAACGCTACACGCACTCCCTGCCCGTCGGCTACGTGGAACCGGGCCAAGACGCAACGGTGTCGTACCCTGAACTCGACTTCAAATTCGTCAACTCCACACCCACTCCGGTGCGCTTGCAAACGACCGTCCAAGGCGACAACGTCACCGCCGTGCTCTACGCATTGCCGGCAGAATCGGTTGAATAA
- a CDS encoding PAS domain S-box protein: MNDIHETQRLLQELDFYKSLFENHPDAVLAWGAEGRYTLVNEAAKQMFGYTAQEFREDVNFRDLVAEPDRTKAISHLEKALRGEPQSYEITIVRRDGKQCFVRVTKVPMKQVDGCVPGVFNIVRDITERKHAEEKLRQSEARLARAQRVANFGSWEWDIQTDELACSEELHHIMGVELGSIDTYEKFRSCVHEEDREGVDRTSRSALEGHLLDNQFRVRRPDGELRTLHAQGEVLFDENGSPLKMIGIDRDITDQIEQERRLRERDELLRLISENAQDIISYSSPEGRVRFISPSVRRLLGYEPEEVIGQLSSDLYHPEDLERLMNTSFAFTDDGDIFTCRVRHKDGRWIWFETTVKLIRDKNGNVDMILGIGRDITARKQVEDHLRATRDQMDSYIENNADAIALLDLDWKMLRINRAYERMFGVLAEDVIGHTPQTILVVPDDCREEYRRFQKQVENGETVLGHETCRLRRDGTKLNVMLSISPVRDGDGRVVGSSVTIRDITERKRTEELLLKSEKLGIAGQLAAGVAHEIRNPLTALKGFVQLMQIGFREDKYLDVMSSELQRIENIVSELLVLAKPQVIRHRQVALGDIFKHISTLIETQAILNNVQVISKFDPDSPDLPMLTCDENQLKQVFLNFLQNAIDAMPNGGRVTLGVKRLNAQEVSITIADEGVGIAPDLMQKLGEPFYTTKEKGTGLGLMVSKRIIEQHQGRLHIASVVDQGTTVEVTLPCR; the protein is encoded by the coding sequence ATGAATGACATACACGAAACGCAGCGGTTGCTCCAAGAACTGGACTTTTATAAATCCTTATTCGAGAACCATCCGGACGCCGTGTTGGCGTGGGGAGCGGAAGGTCGCTACACGCTGGTAAACGAAGCGGCTAAGCAGATGTTCGGATACACGGCGCAAGAGTTTCGGGAGGATGTCAATTTCCGCGATCTCGTCGCCGAGCCGGACCGCACGAAGGCGATTTCCCATTTGGAAAAAGCGCTTCGAGGCGAACCGCAGAGCTACGAGATCACCATCGTGCGCCGGGACGGCAAGCAATGCTTTGTCCGTGTCACCAAAGTGCCAATGAAGCAAGTCGACGGCTGTGTGCCGGGCGTGTTCAACATCGTCCGCGATATCACCGAACGCAAGCATGCCGAAGAAAAACTTCGTCAAAGCGAAGCCCGGCTCGCCCGCGCCCAGAGAGTGGCGAACTTCGGCTCTTGGGAATGGGACATTCAAACCGACGAACTGGCCTGCTCCGAGGAACTACACCACATCATGGGCGTTGAACTCGGCTCCATCGATACGTACGAAAAATTCAGAAGTTGCGTCCACGAGGAGGACCGTGAAGGCGTTGACCGCACCTCCCGCTCCGCATTGGAAGGGCACCTGCTCGACAACCAATTTCGCGTTCGGCGTCCCGATGGCGAACTCAGGACGTTGCATGCCCAAGGCGAAGTGCTGTTTGACGAAAACGGATCGCCGCTGAAAATGATCGGCATCGACCGTGACATCACCGACCAAATTGAGCAAGAGCGGCGGCTGCGAGAGCGGGATGAACTGCTGCGACTGATCTCGGAAAACGCCCAAGACATCATCTCGTACTCGTCGCCCGAAGGCAGGGTCCGATTTATCTCGCCCTCCGTTCGCCGACTGCTCGGCTACGAGCCGGAGGAAGTGATCGGCCAACTTTCGTCCGATCTGTACCACCCGGAAGATCTGGAGCGCTTGATGAACACCTCGTTTGCGTTCACCGACGACGGGGACATCTTTACCTGCCGTGTGCGGCACAAAGATGGCCGCTGGATCTGGTTTGAAACGACGGTGAAATTGATCCGTGACAAAAACGGCAATGTCGACATGATCCTCGGCATCGGGCGGGACATCACCGCCCGCAAGCAAGTGGAAGACCATTTGCGCGCCACCCGCGACCAGATGGACTCCTACATCGAGAACAACGCAGACGCAATCGCCCTGCTCGACCTCGATTGGAAAATGTTGCGCATCAACCGCGCCTACGAACGGATGTTCGGGGTCCTCGCCGAAGACGTCATCGGGCACACGCCCCAAACCATCCTCGTCGTACCCGATGACTGCCGCGAAGAATACCGTCGCTTTCAAAAGCAAGTCGAGAACGGCGAAACTGTGCTTGGACACGAAACCTGCCGTCTGCGCCGCGACGGGACGAAGTTGAACGTCATGCTGTCCATCTCGCCGGTTCGCGACGGAGACGGCCGCGTCGTCGGCAGCTCCGTCACCATACGCGACATCACGGAACGCAAACGGACCGAAGAACTTTTACTGAAATCAGAGAAACTCGGCATCGCCGGACAACTCGCCGCCGGAGTGGCTCATGAAATCCGCAACCCGCTGACGGCTCTCAAAGGCTTCGTCCAACTCATGCAAATCGGCTTCCGGGAAGACAAGTACCTCGACGTCATGTCCTCCGAACTCCAACGGATCGAGAACATCGTCTCCGAACTGCTCGTCCTCGCCAAACCGCAAGTGATTCGACACCGCCAAGTCGCGCTGGGAGACATCTTCAAGCACATCTCCACACTGATCGAAACGCAAGCGATCCTCAACAACGTGCAAGTGATTTCCAAGTTCGACCCGGATTCGCCGGACCTCCCGATGCTGACCTGTGACGAGAACCAACTCAAGCAAGTATTTCTGAACTTTCTGCAAAACGCCATCGACGCCATGCCAAACGGCGGACGTGTCACTCTCGGCGTGAAACGCCTGAATGCGCAGGAAGTCAGCATCACCATCGCCGACGAAGGTGTCGGCATCGCGCCCGACCTGATGCAGAAGCTCGGCGAACCGTTCTACACCACCAAGGAAAAAGGCACCGGCCTCGGCCTGATGGTTTCCAAACGAATCATCGAACAACACCAAGGCCGCTTGCACATCGCAAGCGTCGTCGACCAAGGCACCACCGTCGAAGTCACCCTGCCGTGCCGCTGA
- the argC gene encoding N-acetyl-gamma-glutamyl-phosphate reductase, with translation MQIAILGATGYTGLEVVRLLQKHPEAEVTYVSSDSQAGADLSDVYPHLRGVLAHTLQPADPAEIAKVADFALVALPSGISTGLVPGLLEAGVRVIDLAGDHRLPSEDYATWYKKTPPSSAVLDSAVYGLPELYASRIADAKLIANPGCYPTATLLSLLPLVKNGLIDPQSLIIDAKSGVSGAGKALSAGTHFVEVNENFKAYKVGEHQHIPEIERVLTDVNPNGERVTISFTTHLVPMIRGILTTSYASLTGSYSTEDLLAVYREFYRDAPFVRLHAAGSWPQTRDVSASNYCDIGLRVDPRTKRVTVIGCIDNLVKGAAGQAIQNLNLLAGLPETTGLATAPVYL, from the coding sequence ATGCAAATCGCCATCTTGGGAGCAACGGGCTATACAGGATTGGAAGTGGTGCGTTTGTTGCAAAAGCACCCGGAGGCGGAGGTGACGTACGTGTCCTCCGACTCGCAAGCGGGAGCCGACTTATCGGATGTGTACCCGCATCTGCGCGGGGTACTGGCGCACACCCTCCAGCCGGCCGACCCGGCGGAGATCGCCAAAGTGGCAGACTTCGCCCTGGTCGCCCTGCCGTCCGGAATTTCGACGGGCTTGGTGCCCGGCCTCTTGGAAGCGGGCGTCCGTGTGATCGACCTTGCGGGAGATCACCGATTGCCAAGTGAAGACTATGCCACTTGGTACAAAAAAACGCCGCCCTCGTCCGCCGTTCTCGACAGCGCGGTTTACGGTCTGCCGGAGCTCTATGCGTCCCGCATCGCCGACGCGAAGTTGATCGCCAACCCCGGTTGCTACCCGACCGCGACACTGCTCTCGCTGTTGCCGCTGGTGAAAAACGGACTGATCGACCCGCAAAGCCTGATCATCGACGCCAAATCGGGCGTCTCCGGTGCAGGCAAAGCACTCTCGGCGGGTACGCACTTCGTCGAGGTCAACGAGAATTTCAAAGCATACAAAGTCGGAGAGCACCAGCACATCCCCGAAATCGAGCGTGTGCTGACCGACGTGAATCCAAACGGGGAGCGTGTGACGATCTCGTTCACCACCCACCTCGTGCCGATGATTCGCGGCATCCTCACGACGAGCTATGCGTCGCTTACCGGATCGTACAGCACCGAAGACCTGCTGGCGGTCTACCGCGAATTCTACCGCGACGCTCCGTTTGTGCGACTGCATGCGGCAGGTTCTTGGCCGCAGACGCGCGACGTGTCGGCGAGCAACTATTGTGACATCGGACTGCGAGTCGATCCGCGCACGAAGCGTGTGACGGTGATCGGCTGCATTGACAATTTAGTAAAAGGCGCGGCAGGCCAAGCGATTCAGAATCTCAACCTGCTCGCCGGACTACCGGAAACCACGGGGCTTGCAACCGCACCCGTCTACTTATAA
- the argJ gene encoding bifunctional ornithine acetyltransferase/N-acetylglutamate synthase: MKTTIEKTTCTVLSAGGVTTPKGFKATGLHAGIKKKRKDLGLLVSEVPAAAAGVFTTNLVRAACVTQNELQLQTTPYLQAIVVNSGNANACTGAQGDADAKTMRAATAKALHLADDAVAIASTGVIGVQMPMEPLLNGINQAASELAVAGGDFFAEAILTTDTGKKEVAVQLTLDGQLVTLGGVAKGSGMIHPNMATMLAFVTTDAAVEPAALKRLLSKTTDQTYNCITVDGDTSTNDMVLVMANGMAGNVMLNEDHPQWNEFVDAFHIVSEKLAKDIARDGEGATKLIEVAVNSAPSQEIATVIAKSVIGSSLVKTAVYGADANWGRILCAAGYSGAKFDPNLLDIFIGSIQVAAGGMGLVFDEEAAKEILLGDNVVLTIDLNQGDASAKAYGCDLTYDYVRINASYRT; the protein is encoded by the coding sequence ATGAAAACCACCATCGAAAAAACCACCTGCACCGTGCTCTCCGCAGGCGGCGTCACCACACCGAAGGGCTTCAAAGCGACCGGACTTCACGCCGGGATCAAGAAAAAAAGAAAAGACCTCGGTCTCCTCGTCTCCGAAGTTCCGGCCGCAGCGGCGGGCGTTTTCACCACGAACCTCGTCCGTGCTGCTTGCGTCACGCAAAATGAACTCCAACTGCAAACCACGCCGTACTTGCAAGCGATCGTCGTCAACTCCGGCAACGCCAACGCTTGCACCGGCGCCCAAGGCGACGCAGACGCCAAAACCATGCGTGCCGCAACCGCCAAAGCGCTTCACTTGGCGGACGATGCGGTCGCCATCGCTTCGACGGGCGTCATCGGCGTGCAGATGCCGATGGAACCGCTCTTGAACGGAATCAACCAAGCGGCGTCGGAGCTCGCGGTGGCGGGCGGAGACTTTTTTGCCGAAGCGATTTTGACGACCGATACGGGCAAAAAAGAAGTGGCCGTGCAACTGACCCTCGACGGTCAACTCGTCACCCTCGGCGGCGTGGCGAAAGGCTCGGGGATGATCCATCCGAACATGGCGACGATGCTCGCGTTCGTCACCACCGACGCAGCCGTTGAACCGGCGGCGCTCAAGCGCTTGCTCTCGAAAACCACCGATCAAACCTACAACTGCATCACCGTCGACGGCGACACCTCGACCAACGACATGGTGCTGGTGATGGCAAACGGCATGGCGGGAAATGTTATGCTCAACGAAGACCACCCGCAATGGAACGAATTCGTCGACGCCTTCCACATCGTCTCCGAAAAACTCGCCAAGGACATCGCTCGTGACGGCGAGGGTGCCACGAAGCTGATCGAAGTCGCCGTCAACAGCGCTCCGTCTCAGGAGATCGCAACGGTGATCGCGAAGTCTGTCATCGGTTCTTCCCTTGTCAAAACGGCCGTCTACGGCGCAGACGCCAACTGGGGCCGCATCCTCTGCGCGGCGGGCTACTCCGGCGCGAAGTTCGACCCGAACCTGCTCGACATCTTCATCGGCTCGATTCAAGTCGCCGCGGGCGGCATGGGCCTCGTGTTCGACGAAGAAGCGGCCAAGGAAATTCTGCTCGGCGACAACGTCGTGCTCACGATCGACCTCAACCAAGGCGATGCCTCCGCCAAAGCATACGGTTGCGACCTCACGTACGACTACGTGCGCATCAACGCTTCGTATCGGACCTGA
- the argB gene encoding acetylglutamate kinase produces the protein METLNTIAEISPSEKAQVLIEALPYIQKFAGKIVVIKYGGSTIQSDADRQEIDPVILDIIWLKQVGLQPVVVHGGGKAITKLLNALGHQAQFVDGLRVTDGPTMEVVEMVLGGQVNKQLVAAFGAAGCPSVGLTGVDGNLLHVQKKQHDGGDLGLVGEVTHVQPDVLHSILAGGFIPVIAPIGVDEHGTRYNVNADSAAGAIAGALSAEKLILLTDVPGIMKNGSVLSEVSAGDIANLIGEGVIHGGMVPKVEACLEALRCGARHVHILNGNERHALLLEVFTKNGIGTLVRGGEQTA, from the coding sequence ATGGAAACTTTGAACACAATCGCGGAGATTTCTCCTTCTGAAAAAGCGCAGGTGCTCATCGAAGCCCTGCCCTACATTCAAAAATTCGCCGGCAAGATCGTCGTCATCAAATACGGCGGTTCCACGATCCAATCGGACGCCGACCGCCAAGAGATCGACCCGGTCATCCTCGACATCATCTGGCTGAAACAAGTCGGTCTCCAACCGGTCGTCGTCCACGGCGGCGGCAAAGCGATCACGAAACTGCTGAACGCTCTCGGACACCAAGCGCAATTCGTGGACGGCTTGCGTGTCACCGACGGTCCGACGATGGAAGTCGTCGAGATGGTGCTCGGCGGTCAAGTCAACAAACAACTCGTCGCCGCATTCGGCGCGGCGGGCTGTCCGTCTGTCGGTCTGACCGGCGTGGACGGCAACTTGCTGCACGTTCAGAAAAAACAACACGACGGCGGCGACCTCGGCTTGGTCGGCGAAGTCACGCATGTCCAACCGGATGTGCTCCATTCGATTCTCGCCGGGGGCTTCATCCCGGTCATCGCCCCGATTGGCGTCGACGAACACGGCACGCGCTACAACGTCAACGCAGACTCGGCGGCAGGAGCCATCGCAGGCGCACTTTCCGCTGAGAAATTGATTCTCCTGACCGACGTGCCCGGCATCATGAAAAACGGCTCTGTCCTCTCCGAGGTCTCCGCCGGCGATATTGCCAACCTGATCGGCGAGGGTGTCATCCACGGCGGGATGGTCCCGAAAGTGGAAGCCTGCCTCGAAGCTCTGCGTTGCGGAGCTCGGCATGTACACATCTTGAACGGCAACGAGCGTCATGCGCTGTTGCTCGAAGTCTTTACCAAGAACGGCATCGGGACACTGGTGCGGGGAGGAGAACAGACAGCATGA
- a CDS encoding aspartate aminotransferase family protein → MTQHLMSNYGRYPIAFERGAGTRLYDEAGNEYIDFTSGIAVTNLGHCHPNVTRAIQEQAATLVHTSNLFQIRKQEEVAAKLAKLSGLDQAFFCNSGAEANEAAIKLARKHSKEKYGEHKYEILTLEDAFHGRTLATVSATPRLKFQEGFAPLVPGFRYVSKDLAEIEASIGAHTCAILLEAVQGEGGVLPLSPEFLQGIRALCDQHGLLLILDEVQTGIGRTGTMFAYQQAGIQPDILTLAKALGNGIPVGATLAKADVASAFQPGTHGSTFGGTPLVMAAVLATLDTIESENLLDHATEMGVELGLRLQGLIEQYDCLLELRGLGLLRGVTLDRPVAPLVAKCQELGLLVLNAGEKTLRLLPPLNVSSQDIHLAMKILEHAVQEITETITNA, encoded by the coding sequence ATGACCCAACATCTGATGAGCAACTACGGTCGGTACCCCATCGCGTTCGAACGAGGTGCAGGCACTCGGCTGTACGACGAAGCGGGCAACGAATACATCGACTTCACCTCCGGCATCGCCGTCACCAACCTCGGCCATTGCCACCCGAACGTAACGCGCGCGATCCAAGAGCAAGCGGCGACGCTCGTGCATACGTCCAACCTGTTCCAAATTCGCAAGCAAGAGGAAGTCGCGGCGAAGCTCGCCAAACTTTCGGGGCTCGACCAAGCGTTTTTCTGCAACTCGGGAGCGGAAGCGAACGAAGCGGCGATTAAGCTGGCTCGCAAGCACAGCAAGGAAAAGTACGGCGAGCACAAGTACGAGATCCTCACGCTTGAAGACGCGTTCCACGGACGCACGCTGGCTACCGTCTCGGCCACTCCGCGCTTGAAGTTCCAAGAGGGGTTCGCGCCGCTGGTGCCGGGCTTCCGCTATGTTTCGAAAGACCTCGCCGAGATTGAAGCGTCGATTGGCGCGCACACTTGCGCGATCCTGCTCGAAGCGGTCCAAGGCGAAGGCGGCGTCTTGCCGCTGAGCCCCGAATTCTTGCAAGGCATTCGCGCTCTCTGCGACCAACACGGCCTGCTCTTGATCTTGGACGAAGTGCAGACGGGCATCGGTCGCACCGGTACGATGTTTGCCTACCAACAAGCGGGCATCCAACCGGACATCCTCACGCTTGCCAAAGCGCTTGGCAACGGGATTCCCGTCGGCGCGACGCTTGCCAAAGCGGACGTCGCTTCGGCGTTCCAACCGGGCACGCACGGCAGCACATTTGGCGGAACTCCGCTGGTGATGGCGGCCGTGCTGGCTACGCTTGATACCATCGAGAGCGAAAACCTGCTCGACCACGCCACCGAAATGGGCGTGGAACTGGGCCTGCGCCTGCAAGGCTTGATCGAGCAATACGACTGCCTGCTCGAACTGCGCGGTCTCGGTCTCCTGCGCGGCGTCACGCTCGACCGACCCGTCGCCCCGCTGGTCGCCAAGTGCCAAGAACTCGGCCTCCTCGTCCTCAACGCCGGGGAAAAAACGCTCCGCCTGCTCCCGCCGCTCAACGTCTCTTCGCAAGACATCCACCTCGCGATGAAGATCTTGGAGCACGCGGTGCAGGAAATCACGGAAACAATCACAAACGCCTAA
- a CDS encoding tetratricopeptide repeat protein, which yields MTALGNKIKHQREAKGWNQKELAEKADVSPATISGVENGRFIPTPSVLYKIAAELGVKFSELVETLPDPKLDTWLEIIPFYVRDHQYAAALPLIHRLLTEYPHMHDVQRDHLICYEAIMLGEWEQTRMQCIETLYALAFKWEGLAHTNPEFFVSIHNRLGALWYQSLEFITASHHYKRALEVLKSFPSAQDHYRVATIQFNLGDCLRWLGQDQEAIQYLEKALPYFQEQRIAKGVGGCYFALGMCYKNLGEFSKAVLMFQQAAPHVEEANLKWYAVRCRSYSRFFSPELHEDAIEVLKEELQELRTMMRPGDVATTKSRIAKLHLDRHQFPEAKAMLDQAENHLSELKPDEHRAYFLLAKALYHFALGDFDTASQYAFEAVDLYAVLRTFHSELQEALRISQESVLKLRESYEQKKRP from the coding sequence ATGACAGCGCTTGGCAACAAGATCAAGCACCAGCGCGAAGCAAAAGGCTGGAACCAAAAGGAACTCGCTGAAAAAGCGGACGTGTCGCCCGCGACGATCTCCGGTGTGGAAAATGGGCGTTTCATCCCGACGCCTTCCGTTCTGTACAAAATCGCCGCCGAACTGGGCGTCAAGTTTTCTGAACTGGTCGAGACACTTCCCGATCCCAAACTGGATACGTGGCTTGAAATCATACCCTTTTACGTGAGAGATCATCAATATGCCGCCGCCCTCCCTCTCATCCACCGCTTGCTCACCGAATATCCTCACATGCATGACGTTCAGCGAGATCATTTGATTTGTTATGAAGCCATTATGTTAGGTGAGTGGGAGCAAACCCGGATGCAGTGCATTGAGACGCTTTATGCGCTTGCTTTTAAGTGGGAAGGGCTCGCTCACACGAACCCAGAGTTTTTCGTGTCCATACACAATCGACTCGGTGCTTTGTGGTATCAGTCTTTAGAATTCATCACAGCCTCGCACCACTACAAGCGAGCCCTCGAAGTTTTGAAAAGTTTTCCCTCAGCCCAAGACCACTACCGGGTTGCCACGATTCAGTTTAATTTAGGAGACTGCCTACGATGGCTTGGCCAAGACCAAGAAGCTATCCAATACTTAGAAAAGGCCCTCCCCTATTTCCAAGAGCAGCGAATTGCCAAGGGTGTGGGCGGCTGTTACTTTGCACTAGGCATGTGCTATAAGAATCTCGGAGAATTTTCGAAAGCGGTGCTCATGTTCCAACAGGCGGCACCCCATGTAGAAGAAGCGAACTTGAAATGGTATGCCGTGCGTTGCCGAAGCTACTCCCGCTTTTTTAGTCCGGAACTACATGAAGACGCCATTGAGGTTTTGAAAGAGGAGTTACAGGAATTACGAACTATGATGCGACCCGGAGACGTCGCGACCACGAAGTCCCGGATTGCCAAGCTTCACCTCGATCGTCACCAGTTTCCCGAAGCCAAAGCGATGTTGGATCAGGCGGAGAACCATCTGAGCGAACTCAAGCCGGATGAACACCGCGCGTACTTCCTGCTTGCGAAAGCCCTCTATCATTTCGCTTTAGGTGACTTCGACACTGCGAGTCAGTATGCGTTTGAAGCGGTCGACTTGTATGCGGTATTACGCACCTTTCATTCCGAGCTTCAAGAAGCCCTGCGCATCAGCCAAGAATCCGTCCTCAAACTCCGCGAGTCCTATGAACAAAAAAAGCGCCCGTGA
- a CDS encoding helix-turn-helix domain-containing protein, which produces MTELGLKIKLHRERKGWNQKELAEKADVSPATISGAENGRFTPTPAVLHRIARELGLEFYELSTLYPEPKLDTLLEIGYLYVSERHFGQALNLAHQIQCENPPMQEYQLHQLLYLEAFALTYWEQTRMQGIEALYSLSTKLEGAAHTDQIFAMRVQNALGAAWYRQLDLITALHHYKRAIEMLNSFPQTQDRIVGTIHYNIGNCLRWLGQDREAIVYLEKALPLTLESRNYMSVGGIYFSLGACYQNLHEMQAASEAFREAVPWFEAANSQEFAMQSRSLLYFCSPELRAQALPYLEEELQTLTGVVHPIDESVTLTRIASLHLERGELPQAQTALEKADALSAKHPRSGQRGYFLQTYALYQLAVGNDDAASHYAFEAADLYASLRFFHTDLQESLRIGKQAVLRLREGSERTS; this is translated from the coding sequence ATGACAGAGCTTGGACTCAAAATCAAACTCCACCGCGAACGAAAAGGCTGGAACCAAAAAGAGCTCGCCGAAAAAGCGGACGTGTCGCCCGCCACGATCTCCGGCGCCGAGAACGGGCGGTTCACGCCGACGCCCGCCGTCTTGCATCGCATCGCGCGGGAACTGGGCTTGGAGTTTTACGAACTCTCGACCTTGTATCCGGAACCGAAACTCGATACGTTGCTTGAGATCGGCTATCTCTACGTCTCCGAACGACACTTCGGTCAGGCGCTGAACCTCGCCCATCAGATTCAATGTGAGAACCCGCCGATGCAAGAGTATCAGCTTCACCAGTTGCTGTATCTGGAAGCTTTCGCGCTCACCTACTGGGAACAGACCCGGATGCAAGGCATTGAAGCGCTCTATTCGCTGTCCACCAAACTCGAAGGGGCCGCGCACACCGATCAAATCTTCGCCATGCGCGTCCAAAATGCACTGGGTGCCGCTTGGTACCGGCAGTTGGATCTCATCACCGCTCTGCATCATTACAAACGGGCCATTGAGATGCTGAACAGTTTCCCGCAGACGCAAGACCGCATCGTCGGCACCATCCACTACAACATCGGGAACTGTCTGCGTTGGCTGGGACAGGATCGGGAAGCGATCGTTTATTTAGAAAAAGCGCTCCCGCTGACCCTCGAAAGCCGCAATTATATGAGCGTGGGCGGAATCTACTTTTCGCTGGGGGCTTGTTACCAAAACCTCCACGAGATGCAAGCGGCGTCCGAAGCGTTTCGGGAGGCCGTTCCGTGGTTTGAAGCGGCGAATTCCCAAGAGTTCGCGATGCAATCCCGAAGCCTGCTCTACTTTTGCTCGCCCGAACTTCGAGCCCAGGCGCTACCGTACCTGGAGGAGGAGTTGCAGACGTTGACGGGCGTCGTGCATCCGATTGACGAGTCGGTGACGTTGACCCGTATCGCGTCTCTACACCTCGAACGAGGCGAACTCCCCCAAGCCCAAACCGCGTTGGAAAAAGCGGACGCGCTGTCAGCCAAACATCCCCGCAGCGGGCAGCGCGGCTATTTCTTGCAGACGTACGCCCTCTATCAGCTCGCCGTAGGAAACGATGACGCCGCCAGCCACTACGCGTTTGAAGCGGCCGATCTGTACGCGTCGCTGCGTTTCTTCCATACAGACCTGCAAGAATCGCTGCGCATCGGCAAGCAAGCGGTGCTTCGCCTACGAGAAGGGAGCGAACGCACTTCATGA